atttagagtttataATGTCAATGCACTGATGGAATGGTTATATCTGATTGTAGATAAGTGTTAGGCATGGCAACAGAGGAGCCGGCTGGTCCACGGTATGCGCCAGATGATCCTACACTGCCTAATCCGTGGAAGGGTTTGATTGATGGTAGCACGGGTTTGTTATACTACTGGAATCCTGAAACTAACGTTACCCAGTATGAAAAACCGGCTTCTTTGCCTCCGCCCTTGCCATCAGGCCCGCCTCCTGCTACTGCCACACCAAAGCTGGCTGCAATTCCTGTTGCTCATTCAGTGCAACCGAAGGGAGTGATGCCTCAGGATGGACAGCAGATAACGCAAGCTCCACAACAGCACGGGTCGCAAGTGAGCCAGTTTTCTCAACAGCATGGACATCTAATGGCACAACAGATGAATCCGACATCATATGCTCAACAGCAGGGCTCACAAATGGCTCAACCTGGACATCAACAGAGTTCACTATTGGGACAGGCCATGCAACAGCATGGGCAAATGATGCAGCATCCGGGTCAGCAAATGCCCCAGCCGCAAGTGCATCAAGGGCAGCAAATGCCTCAGCAACTGGGACAACACACACCACAGGGTCATGCGTCACAAGGGCAGCAAAGGCTTCAACAACTGGGACAACACACACCACAGAGTCATGGGTCACAAATGCATCCGTTTGCACATCAGCAGATGCATTATAGGCCTTATCAGCAAAGCATTCCTCCCCAAGGGCAACAGAGTCCACAACCGCAAACTCTGCATAGTGCACAAGCGCAACCACTGGCAAATCAACAAGAATATAAAGCTGCATTCCCCCAGAGGGAGGAAGATGATTTTCAACAAAGAAATCAAATTGGTGTTTCTCCATCCCGGTTTCAACAAGCGGGAGCCTCATCTGTGCAGAATCTTCCTACTGGGACCAATCCAGTACAAATGCCACAGAGGTCTGTTCATCAAGGCCCAACCCAACAATTTGGCGGCCCCTTGGGAAACATGCAACATCCTTCCTCTTTTGGTCACTTGCAGCAACCAGGGGCTGATTTGGCTCACCATCAACATGGTTCTAGGTTCCAAAGTCAAATGGACCCAGCAATGATACACGGTCAGCAGTCAAATGTGCCTCCTGTTGGATTAAGAATGGGTCATGAAAATAATTTCCATGGTCGAGGTGGAAATGACTATTACTTCAATAGTAACAATGAAGGGACGACAGGTCCTCAGCAGCCCAAGCTTGCATCTATTCCGATTGCTAAAAGCCAGCAGGTATCTCTTAATTTATATCACTGTCGTGTTCTGTTAGGTTTCCATGTAAGTTATTTACCTTTAAATCCATTCATCAAAAGTTAACTGATTTCTCATTACatcatgtcatttttttttcaggagATGAGTGGTGGCCCTCCATTTCAAAATGCTACACCTGGTCATTCCAACGCCCTGAATACAATGCCAGGTCATTCCATGCATAACGTGTACAGTCATGCAACAGGTGCTCCACCATTCCCAAATAACTCTTTGGTGAAGCCCCCTTATGTCAGACCTACAAGTCTTACTAGTCTCTCACCTGTTGAAGTTTATCGTCAACAACATGAAGTTACTGCATCGGTCTGTATTTCTGTTTGCTTGTGATCTATTTGTGGGAATGTGGGAATGCTCGTAAATTTTAGTTTATACAGCACAGAAAATGGTTTTGAGGAGATGGGTACAATATGATATTGGTTTTGATAAGAGATGGTGCTGTATTGTTTATAGTTATTATAGACACAATAGTATGTTAAACTAATGTTAATtctttaggaaaactaatgaaaaaggcttgaaaactttgagttttaacgataaggacaaaataaagagtaaaatgaatagtagcaggtttgactttttagcgtaaaaatatggtttttcgttaaagtgaacagtatcgtgggtttttcgttaaaactacCTAATTCTTTATGACCTCAATTTTTGCATTTAATTGCATAGGGTGACAATGTACCTGCACCATTCATGACATTTGAAGACACTGGTTTTCCTCCAGAGATATTGAGAGAGGTAAGTTACATTCCCCTAGATTTGTCCTTTCTCTGAATATAAAATATCCATTATGAGATCCATGCCATTCCATTTTTGTATTAGTATTTGTTTTCTACTTTTGAACTCATGAGTTCTCACTTGTCGCAGGTGCGATATCTGCTCCGGAGGAGGAGCATATGTCGTACGCTGCACTGCTATTGGCACACTTACACATGCAACAACTATTCTGATTTTTGGAGGCTGCAAAATGAACTGTTGGAGCCTTTCTTGTGCATCTTCTAAAAGGGTGGTTGGCCCTTCATCCAAATCACACCTTATGTGACTGGGATTTCTTGCTTAATGGCTCCACCTGTTATGTCTTTATGCCCTCTTTTGTTGCCTCAAGTTGCTTGTGTAAGCAACCATATACCCATGGGCTTTTTTGTCATCTTACTCTTCTATCAATACAAAATTTTATTGATATTTGTTTGGTTGTAGTCTATCTTTGTGCGAGACATTCTAAAACTTTTTTCTGATCACTTAGACCTATGTTATTGGTTCAGATTCATGCTGCTGGCTTCGCATCTCCCACGCCAATTCAGGCACAAACATGGCCAATTGCTCTTCAAAGTAGGGATATAGTTGCAATTGCAAAAACTGGTTCCGGAAAAACTTTGGGCTATTTGATGCCTGCATTCATTCTTCTTAGACAACGCCATAATAATTCTCAGAATGGCCCAACAGTCCTGGTTTTGGCCCCAACACGGGAGCTTGCAACACAGATACAAGATGAGGTTTTGAAATTTGGGCGAGCTTCTAGGGTATCTTGCACGGTGGATGCTCATTGCTTGACTTTATTGATACGatagtttcatttttttcagtTCATTTTGGTTTGTATGTTTTATTCACTGTGATTGAACTTCATGATTCCAGTGCCTGTATGGTGGAGCTCTGAAGGGCCCTCAGCTAAAAGAGTTAGATCGTGGAGCAGACATAGTGGTGGCAACTCCTGGTCGTCTTAATGACATACTGGAAATGAAGAAAATTGATTTTCAGCAAGTTTCTCTACTTGTACTTGATGAAGCAGATCGAATGCTTGACATGGGTTTTGAACCTCAAATCCGTAAAATCGTGGATCAAATACCCCCGAACAGACAAACTCTTATGTACACAGCAACATGGCCCAAAGAAGTAAGAAAGATAGCAAGTGATCTTCTTGTTAATCCTGTACAAGTGAATATTGGCAGCGTTAATGAGCTTGCTGCAAACAAGTCTATCACACAGgtaattctttctttctttcttttttttaagcGTTTTGACTAGTGCACGGACTCTGGGATAATGTAATGCAACTAGTTAAAGTTCCAATTGGAAACTTTTAGAAAGGTCTATCACTTTGTGTATTGCAGAGTCTAGGATAATGATAAAAAGTATAAATTTAAAGCCAGTCTCACAGACCTTGCATCTGAGGAACTTTGTCTTATATGGTTAATATATGGGACATATGCCACTTAGCCTGCAAAATAGTCATAGCTTTGTTATTGGTTTTCTAGTACATGCATCATGGATGGTAGGCTAGGACTAGTTTAGTGTGGGTGGGATTATCTAGTGAAAGTAGGGATGAAGTTGATGAGAATGTCTATGATTTATGGAAGCAATGATGAACAGTTAGGTAATTTAGTATATTAATGTGCTATGATCATAGAAACTACAATTGTCATACCAGGTGCtttattttttcagttttgaTCAGTACAGTACTCACATAAGAAATCTTACTTATGCAAAAGATTTTCTATTAAACTTAAATCTAATTATAACACAGAACCATAAGCTTTGTCGTACACTTCAGTTCTGGCTCACAACTATAAGCTTCCACACAGACTAATTATATACAACTGGTCAGTGTGATGGTCGATCTCCTTTTTTTATGTGCATCTGGTGCAGAGGGTTTTTCAAAAGCACACATAGGGTGGAATATATCTGTACTATTAACTTGTTTGTGAAGTGGGAACCtttttatatgttcaaaaagAAGTAGGaacctttttagtttttattgcTTCACTATGCAAAATGATTTGTTTATAAATCTGCAGTACGTTGAAGTTGTCCCACAAATGGAGAAGCAAAGGCGTTTGGAGCAGATCCTGAGATCCCAAGAACAAGGTTCTAAGATCATTGTCTTTTGTTCCACCAAGAGGTTGTGTGATCAGATTGCACGTAGTATTGGACGCACTTTTGGGGCTGCTGCAATTCACGGGGACAAGTCTCAAGGTGAGCGAGACTGGGTTTTAAATCAGTTCCGGAGTGGAAAATCCCCGGTATTAGTTGCCACTGACGTTGCTGCTCGTGGGCTTGACATCAAAGATATAAGGTTAACTCATTTCAATGCACTTTCTTTATTTCCAATTTAACATGTTCAGTTTATGAATGAAAATAACGACGATCATTGGGACAAAGATCATGATTGAGCTTAGAATTTAGACCTCGGCTTTGGTTCAAAGACATTGTACTTACAGTTGAGTTTCACATGTTATAGGGTGGTGGTAAACTATGATTTCCCTACTGGTGTTGAAGACTATGTTCACCGAATTGGAAGAACTGGGAGGGCTGGCGCAACGGGGGTGTCATACACCTTTTTCTCTGAGCAAGACTGGAAATATGCAGCTGATTTGATTAAAGTTCTGGAGGGAGCTAACCAGCAAGTGCCTCCAGAGGTGCGAGAGATTGCTCTACGTGGTGGGCCTGGTTTTGGCAAGGATAGGAATCCAATGAACCGTTTTGATTCTGGTGGGCCTGTTAATGGTGCTGCTGGCCGTTGGGATTCCGGTGGCCGTGATGGAATTAGGGATGGGGGTTTTGGTGGTCGTGGCAGTATGAGGGATGGGGGCTTTGGAGGTCGTGGTGGTTTTGGTGGTCGTGGCGGCATGCGAGATGGCAACTTTGGCGGTCGTGGCAGCATGCGAGATGGCAACTTTGGCGGTCGTGGGGGCCCTAGGGACGGTGCTGGTAGCGGCCGTGGTGGGAGAGGCGATTTCTTTTCTGGGCCTGGAAACAGGGGGCGAGGATTTGGTGGTCCTGGTGGTGGTAATGTTGGTCGGGGTAGAAATGGCAGTGGCCCACAAGATCGGTTCAACAGTATGGATGGCCGTGGGGGACGTGGACGGGGACGATTTGATAATAGAGTTGATTTTCCTGACAGGAGCAGAGGCAGGAACTATAGCCGTAGCCCTGACAGAGTTCGAACATGGGATATTAACAGAAGCAGAAGCCGGAGTCGAAGCCGCAGCATTAGCCGGAGTAGGAGTCGGAGCTGGACCAGGAGTCGGAGTCGTAGCCGGAGCTGGTCCCGTGGCCGTAGCCGCAGCTACAGCCATAGCCGAAGTCATAGTCGCAACCGTAGTCGGAGCCCCAGTTATGAAAGATATGAGAGGCCGCCACGCGtgtcaaaatttgatatgaaggaTCCTGTTCCCGAATCTGTGGTTCCACCTGTACCAGAGATGGTTCCTACGTCCCCAGAGACACAAGTCAATGTATATCCAGACACCAAGCCGAAACTGCCAGTGGTTGAGCAAACGGGGCTAGTGGATACACAGGGCGGAGGAGGAGACCCTTCCCATCACTCATTGATTTAACCTGAGAGCGGTCGACACGGTCTTTCTTTCCAGTCCTTGTGGTGCATTTATGTCGGTTTTCCTGAGAATACTTTCTGAACTGCTCTACTGCTTCTGCTGGTGGTGGAAGGTCATGTCGGGTAATTGGCGATAGTTATGGACGACGGATGTGTTAGGGTGGCTCTAGAAAACTCTTTTTGTGCACGGCCTAATATTGTGATCAACAACAGTTGAATTTGAGTATTGGAGAGGACGTTCACTCGTCGGATTATTGGTGTCTTGTGTGAGAAATTGGGATAGACATGTATTACACCTTTCCCACATAGAATTCTAGGTGTCTAATTTTACTAGATTTTGTCATGAATTatcctattttttttcaaatgaacTCTTTGATGTTTaatctccatctctctctctctctctctctcacacacacacacacgcgtacacacacacacacacgcacagagcaGAGTGTTCAGGAATTTGTAGGTAGATGCAATGTGCTTTAGGTACTACTAATGGAAGCCTTGGCACAAAACTTAGCGACTGGTGCTTTAGGATTCATAGAGCCGATCCACTTAATGAAGcaaggttttgttgttgtatgtATATGATTTCTAGTTAGGCACTTGGGTGTGACTCTTGCCTCTCATTTTCTCTGTTTTATGCTGTAAAGTCGCAAAACGATTTAGCGATAGGTTGTCTGGTTCGCCTCTTTATAGGTTGCCGGAACATCTCAAGGTTTTTTTATGGAGAGATTTTCTCATGCAATTAAATTTTAGCTTTTGTTATGTCCCACTTCAATAAACATCTGCCATGTGCTTGAAACATGCGCTACTTGTCTAAAATAATTATCAAGTGGTGAAAAGGCGACACGAGAGAATAAAAGAGTTTCTCCTTCATAGATTTCTGCCTGATTAGACTAAACTTGTCACCGTGTTTAGCACATAGGTGTTTCTTCAGGTGAACAAAGGGCCCTAATTGCCCTAAAGAAGGTTGGAGCAATGAACATTTTATCTTATCGCATACATAACGAATATTTTCATGGAAAGGACATCCACATGCAAGCAAGCATATAgttttgagtaaattgtagctatggtcccttaatttgagcaatggttcctcaactaaaaattcattaccattggtccctcaactcatcaaaacgtgcagctatggtccctcaactaaaaattcattatcattggtccctcaactttaattcaattggaaaaattgtcccttaactttaatctaattgtagcaatggttaactttaatccaattgtagcaaaggtcattccaacataactcgttttgacaaaaattttgacgtagttgacgaaaaggaccatagttacacactttgatgagttgagggaccctaattatataaatggtaattccaaccaaggtctaaaatatcgatgatatcggaaatatcggtagtctaaaaacacagaaatttcgatggaaatatcgggatattattgatatcgataaaaattgaataaaaaccacggaaattttaagaaaaactttgaaatttttattgaaactttgcaagatgtttatttagtcaattatctattagtttatcacaaaaaattggaatgaaatgcattgcatgatggatttaactgatttaagttgattatatagcgagctggcaaacattgtgagtgtagaaaatatgtaataattaatgaaataagtttaaacacaccataatcatttatatataatgaattagtacagtattttacactttatacattgcatggcaAGATACATGAGtaacttagtaccacatagagttcctatcaaggtctaaaatattgatgatatcggaaatatcagtagtccaaaaatacgaaaatttcgatggaaatatcgggataatatcgatattttagacctcaACTAATAAAGGTAAGTTTTTCCCCCAACAAATACGTCAAGATAAGGTAacccacaaaaaaataaaaaataaaaaaaaataaataaaggggaGGAATGAAATAATAAActtgtttaattttgttgtctttgttgtatttaaaaaaaaattgtatccAACAATAAAATGTCTTTCTCGTTAAACTTTGTGTTATATTGacatttggttttattttaATCATTAATTTGGAAATTATTTTGCACATCCCAGATTCTGATTGAATTAGAATACTCTTATGTACTATAAAAAGGGCTTCATGACTCACCGGTCACCGCATCTTAAAATCATATACATAATTGCTCTCAATACTCGACTTAAGTTCAAGCTTTAGAGGGTTTTTAATGGCACCACACTGGTATCAGTATCACCATGATAGCCTCTCTTTGTTTCGAAGGATTTCGAAGGACAATTTTATTGCTCGACCAAATTCAGACATTCCCTCTCAAATTTTTAATACACATGTGTTAGAATTAATAGTCACACTCAAGTCATCAACATAATCAACGTCGTAATAGGATTACATCCACGAACAACCTCAATACACGACCCTACATGCAATCTGCAAAACGACTTACCTGATGTTGCTGCCATTGAAGGAACAAGTGAATCAGTCTTCTACTTCCAGCACACAGTGATGATCTCTACTAGTAAATAGGGTTTAGTTCTCGAGAGTCTTATTGCGTGGAATCATAGACTTCttcaatatgtatatatacaccaAATTATCCTATCAGAGTTCCACACTTACCGGCCTATTGTCAATAGTGAAGATAAACTCTATCCTCATAACAAGTTCAAGTCCCATCGTGACTCTAATACCTCTATGAATACCCTACAAGTACTCCTGTTAATTGACTGCACAATAACTAAACTCCACAACTCCTATTATATCAAGGATCTTAGATTCCTTCAACCACACAACTCGCACAATGAGTTTACGTGTGATTTAAGAAACCTAGTTGTTATCTCATTGTCATTCACACATAGTCTAACAACATGATGTCGTATGTTCATTGTTAAGTGTTTAGTTGATAAACATATTCATTATTCTGAAAAATATGTCTAATTAAATGAAGATTTTTGCTGTTAGCTTTGATCATATTAAATCGCAAACGgtgaattcaatgaatttataaatataaaattaaaaattaaataaatttgaataTGGGCTGTAGGATAATCAATAGTTCATTTGAATATCTACCGTCTAATTAAATCAAAGAGCCGTTGGACTTAGCCCTAGTTTGGTACCGaggtgcttttgaaaaaaatgggtataaaaaaaagcggggagtttttttgtgtttggtaaacattcaacttcagttttttttttttccacagttttggtttaaaaaagccaaaaacacaaagtTGCAAAACCCAACTTTGAAAAACCAGCTTTTTTTCCTTGCCTAGCTTCTACGCAAACCGATTTCACAAGAGGGAGAATGGCAATCTCTGAAGCTATCTCTCTTGTTCCCCCAGATCCCGAAACCCCCAGCACCAACCACGCTCATTCCGACCAAGGGTTTCTGCCTTCTTCTCCCGATTTTGATCCCGCATCAACTAATCTTGATCATGCGGTCCTCGACGAGCTTTATAAACTGGATTTGAAAGAAGAGGGGGAGGACGATGGAGAGCATGATGAGGTGCATAAGCTGGATTCAATAGAGAAGGTAGAGGATGATGGAGCTGGTGAGTGGCAGAAGGTGGATTTGAAGACGGATGATGAAGCTGGTAAGTTGCAAAAGGCAGATTTGAAGGCAGAGGAGGATGGAGCCACTGAGTTGCAAAAGGTGGATTTGAAGGCGGAGGAGGGTGGAGAGGGAgtggaggaagaaaagaagagttcCGGTGAGCAATAGGGACAAGATAAAGAAGAAACACTATTAGAGAAAAGaatagaataaaaaattataaatatcttaataaaaaaaaggggtaAAAGTACACTATTCGTTTATAAATAGTTTATATAAATCTTATAAAtgtcataataaaagaaaagataaaaaatttattatataatattcaACATCGTcttttttttagttattttacatAGTTACAGtggttttacataaaaatttactaAACACTTTAAAATTGCTTTTTATGCTAAAAGatcttttacaaaaaaatttaccaaacactctattgctttatttcacagctgtttATTCTCGCAGTTTGGAGAAATGAGTTTTAATCCGAAACTCATTTTTGACTTAAGAGTTAGAGCAAGTCGGGATgagtttaaaacttaaaatttaagttttacttGAAAGATTATAGTAGGTCCAAGCCAGTAATttgatgttttttgttttttttttacaaaaaagaaaaaagaacaaagaaaaaaaagaaaattgcacCCGCCACTCGTATGCGATGGCTGTGTCGGCACATTTGTGAAAACTCGATTGCACCTTTTTTTAGAACAAACCACAGGCAGCGAGCATGACACCGCTCTCCCAGAACGGCGTCGTTGCAAATTATTAGCGGACCAGACAAAATTCACCAGTTTCATTTTCCGCGTGGCGGTATTCGAGATTTCCCATTGCCGCTCAGGGGGTAATCTCGACATTTAACATACCGCGAAATTGAAAAGTTTCCCACTTCACGAAACGCAGCGCATTGCGGGTATCTCTCCTTTGCTCTCTCTATATTACACACATTCACACACCAAAAccgccttctctctctctccttccttcctttccttcttcCTTAATGGTTAGGGTTTCTTAAGCGCGTCTGGTTCGcccacaaaaatatatatacatattatatataatgtTGCAgaaaagcccctctactctctgCAAATTCATCGATTCCCGTCTCCTAGAACTTTCTAGGTCAACTATGGATTGATTCAGCTTATTTCTTGGTAATTCCCCTCACTCAAACTTTCCCCTTCCTTTTCGTTTACGTCCTTGCTTAGAAATTCAGCAACTAAGCTTTTTCCGAGCTCAAATTTATAGTCTCCTTGCAGTTTCGTCCGTGTCTTCTATTTTTCGCTGCTTTTACAGGTTCCGTGCTCGATTTCTTGAGCATCAGAAGGTAGTTGAGAGTAGGAATATAATTTAATTTCTCGAAAACAATTATCCCTAATAATTTTGTTAGAGTTGTTGAATTTTCGCCTTGATTAGGTTTTGTGTCTGTTTTTAAGATTAATCAGATCTAATTTTATTTGGTATTGCTCgggacatgttaatttttggtaTGGTTGCCATATAGTAGCTGAAAATTCATACCTCATTTACTCTCTGTaagcaaaaattaaaataaataagttCAGTTACACTCCCTAAATTGGGGTTAAGAATCGTGTCGATTGCTGCTTATGATTATACGGTGGAGAAGAAGCCAATTCTTCTGTTCTATTGTTTGGGTATTCGTTAATTGATTTGAACAGTGTTTGATTTGTGCCGGCACTATTGATAACGGGAACGATTTTTGTGTACCAACTGGTGCCTTGTTGTTTTCTAGAGAGAGTTTACTCTTTTGAGGATGGTTCTGCATTTTACTTTCTTGACTCTACTGAATGGTGGCATTCTGTATCGTGGTATTGTATAGGGGTGGCAGTACTGGAATGGAAATGTATAATGTTCCCGAGCATGCGAATGATGAGGTTTATATGGTATGTTATTACTAATCTTCTGACATTGGATTGAGGAGTAATATTTCTTGCTTGGTGAATTCAGTTTGTGACTTCTTGCTGATTTGATGAGTGATTGTGTCTTGGCTTTTAGATTCCGCACATGGAACAAAACCTGCGTTTTCCAACTCCCTTTGAACAAGTTGAAGCTATGTACAACGATGGAGCTCCTGAGTTTGTTGTTGATCAGGGCATGTATTATCCCGCTGCCACAAACTATGGGTATTACTGTACAGGTAAATATATTGGCCCCTCTCTTTTGGTAGATCAATTTGATGGTTCGTTTGTCTCATTTGTACATTGTGCTGAATAATGTGGACAGGATTTGAATCACCTGGTGAATGGGAGGACCACCGtaggatttttggagttgatggTCCAGATATCCAGTACACGGTTAGTGATTTATCTCTCTTACACACCCACATACTTCTGGTACTTATAGTGATTATTGTGATGATTCTCATAATTCGTTTCTTTTTAACAGGGTGCCCAAAATGAAAGTTTGCCTTTTGTATACTATACACCTAGCTATGGATATGCACAGTCTCCATACAACCCATACAATCCTTACATACCTGGTGCTATGATAGGCGTTGATGGCCAACAGTATACCATCCCCCCTTATCAGAACTCTGTCTCTTCACCTTCCTATATCCCTTTGGTTCAACCAGATGCCATTCCCAACACTTCACCTGACTCCTTGTTTGATAATGGAGCATCAGTTACTAGACCCGATGGAAGAGGGGTCaaatacaacttaaattcaGCTTCTGGAGGCTTCCCTAACTCCTCGAAGTCCTCTTTAAATCAGATGAATCCCTTGACAAAAGTATCAGAAGGTCAAAGGGGTAATGGATCAAGCAAGCATGCTGCGACACATGGAGGCGTTTCTTCTGGTTGTTTTCCAACCCCACCCTCATCACATGTTAATCAGGTATTACTCTTTCTGTTCAGTTTTATGGTCTTTTACATGTTGGGAGTTTAATACTAATAGAGTTTCTGGTAGATTATCTTCGTTCACCTATAAAATTGTTACTGTATTGATATCTGGTTCTTTTGAAGACCTTTAAAACAGACTGTTCTGATTTTTTTCCCTTATGCATTCACAGGTTAGAAGTGCATCCAGGTCAATTTCGTCTGTGGATAAACTTCCAAATGGGAAAGTATTGCCTAATAATTTCAAGGTGGAAATCCCCGTCGGTAATGGCTTATCTAACTTTGGATCTAGTGCTCAAGGAAGTGGTGCTGTGAGTAAGCTTCGACCAAAGTTTCATGTTGGCAGGGCCTTGAATGATGTACATGGTGGCCTAGAGGCATTGGGTGAGCAAAATTGTGGTCCTAGAATCAATAGGTTAAAAAATCAACTAGCTGTGAAAGCCTATACGACCAAGGCAGGAGATTGTGATGCACAAGGAAACATCATTATCCGTACTGATAAATATAATAAGGATGACCTGCCAGTTGACTATGCGGATGCAAagttttttgtaataaaatcaTACAGCGAGGATGATGTTCACAAAAGCGTCAAATACAATGTCTGGTCATCCACACCCCATGGCAACAAGAAACTAAATAGTGCATATGAAGATGCTCAAAGAATAGCTGCAGGAAAACATAGAGCCTGTCctatcttccttttcttttcggTGAGTTGTGTTTTACCTGCTGACTATTTTTTGTTGAATACATATAATTGTAAACCCTTATCTATTACCTCATTTATAAACCATCTGAAACAAGGTTTTTAGTGATTCATTGGGTTATGCTGATACTGAATTGTCTATGCACAGGTTAATGCAAGTGGTCAATTCTGTGGCATAGCGGAGATGGGTGGCCCGGTTGACTTTAACAAGGATATGGACTTTTGGCAGCAAGATAAATGGAGTGGGAGCTTCCCTGTTAAGTGGCACATCATTAAAGATGTTCCAAATAACAGTTTCAGGCACATTGTATTGGAGAACAATGAAAACAAGCCAGTGACTAATAGCAGGGATACACAAGAGGTAATCTAGATTTTTTTTCCCTGTACTATGTTAACTAAATCTTCCGTTGTGGGTGAATAGTTGGGCAACTTTCACAATATGATGTTTCGTAGCTAGCTAGCTACAGCATAGAGTCAGAAGTCATGTCTTATGGTTAATCATGTATAGTCGTTACTGAGAAATGTGAATTGGAGGATTGGAACGCACGCTGCCGGACCGGGCTGAATGTTAAATGTTTGTGTGCATCCAACCACAAGTAGGTTCATAGCTTTTAATTGAAATCTAGGGTATAAGCGTATGTGCTACGAAAAATGGATTCCTCATCGTTGAAAAATGGATTTGTATTGTTACTGTCTCTGTGCCATCAAGTATGATTTCTTAGGTTGGttgttgattatttttttatactgTGCAGGTCATGTATAAGAAAGGC
The nucleotide sequence above comes from Malus sylvestris chromosome 16, drMalSylv7.2, whole genome shotgun sequence. Encoded proteins:
- the LOC126608100 gene encoding YTH domain-containing protein ECT3-like, coding for MEMYNVPEHANDEVYMIPHMEQNLRFPTPFEQVEAMYNDGAPEFVVDQGMYYPAATNYGYYCTGFESPGEWEDHRRIFGVDGPDIQYTGAQNESLPFVYYTPSYGYAQSPYNPYNPYIPGAMIGVDGQQYTIPPYQNSVSSPSYIPLVQPDAIPNTSPDSLFDNGASVTRPDGRGVKYNLNSASGGFPNSSKSSLNQMNPLTKVSEGQRGNGSSKHAATHGGVSSGCFPTPPSSHVNQVRSASRSISSVDKLPNGKVLPNNFKVEIPVGNGLSNFGSSAQGSGAVSKLRPKFHVGRALNDVHGGLEALGEQNCGPRINRLKNQLAVKAYTTKAGDCDAQGNIIIRTDKYNKDDLPVDYADAKFFVIKSYSEDDVHKSVKYNVWSSTPHGNKKLNSAYEDAQRIAAGKHRACPIFLFFSVNASGQFCGIAEMGGPVDFNKDMDFWQQDKWSGSFPVKWHIIKDVPNNSFRHIVLENNENKPVTNSRDTQEVMYKKGLEILKIFKNHTLKTSLLDDFMYYEDRQKIMQEERGRFLIRSFESPFLVTGLGPPRKLNNSVGELPCIKEEKVTKLNDNANNSKKTTVSAAEQVSSNISAKTSIKKENTEQKAIEAKDDVVSTLEIGSLTINPKQAGSKSSAAAVTNTGKVDVVTVGSMPVRVNGYAESLGNLTVGTIPLDPRVLRLEKGGSIIEKAAQPQQK